A stretch of Paenibacillus mucilaginosus 3016 DNA encodes these proteins:
- a CDS encoding condensation domain-containing protein, producing the protein MLDVEAVLEAVVTAREDQSGQKQLCAYYVADRELAAGELREVLSAQLPSYMVPAYFMQLERMPLSANGKIDRKELPVPEAGFGSGAVYTAPRTAVERELAAVWQSVLGVRAVGIHDSFFDLGGDSIKSIQVTSRMFRSGYKVEMKDLFRYPTIAALSPHVRNVTRVADQREVTGDALLTPVQRWFLDRGQAEPHHFNQSVMLYRPEGFDEAALCRAMEQLVIHHDALRLVFPRTESGYAARFRSREEGELFGFEAFDLRGLADPGTVLESEATAIQGSMSLEEGPLVKLGLFRCEDGDHLLIAIHHLAVDVVSWRILFEDFSSAYEQALQGKAAELPYKTDSFREWAQRLNEYAGSAALQAELGYWLEVDQAGGVRLPKDPGVEASTEIGTDHLHEAASAADSEVVTAEWTAEETQLLLRQANRAYGTEVNDLLLAALGAGPSALERTRAGAGGARRPRPRRHRVRA; encoded by the coding sequence GTGCTGGATGTGGAAGCCGTGCTGGAAGCGGTCGTGACGGCGAGGGAGGACCAGAGCGGCCAGAAGCAGCTCTGCGCCTACTACGTCGCAGACCGGGAGCTCGCAGCCGGCGAGCTCCGGGAGGTTCTCTCCGCACAGCTGCCGAGCTACATGGTGCCGGCTTACTTCATGCAGCTGGAGCGGATGCCGCTCAGTGCCAACGGCAAAATTGACCGCAAGGAGCTGCCTGTCCCTGAAGCCGGCTTCGGCTCCGGGGCCGTGTATACGGCTCCGCGGACGGCGGTGGAGCGCGAGCTGGCCGCAGTTTGGCAGTCCGTGCTCGGCGTTCGCGCGGTGGGCATTCACGACAGCTTCTTCGATCTCGGAGGCGACTCCATCAAGTCGATCCAGGTCACCTCAAGAATGTTCCGCAGCGGCTACAAGGTGGAGATGAAAGACCTGTTCCGGTATCCGACGATCGCGGCGCTCAGTCCGCACGTCCGGAATGTCACACGGGTGGCCGACCAGCGGGAAGTGACCGGTGACGCCCTGCTGACGCCGGTACAGCGCTGGTTCCTGGACCGCGGGCAGGCGGAGCCGCATCACTTCAACCAATCCGTGATGCTCTACCGTCCGGAAGGGTTCGACGAAGCGGCCCTGTGCCGGGCGATGGAGCAGCTGGTGATCCACCACGACGCCCTGCGTCTTGTGTTCCCGCGGACGGAGTCCGGTTATGCGGCGAGATTCCGGAGCAGGGAGGAAGGCGAGCTCTTCGGCTTCGAAGCCTTCGACCTGCGGGGCCTTGCCGATCCCGGCACGGTGCTCGAATCGGAAGCTACGGCGATTCAGGGCTCCATGTCGCTTGAGGAAGGACCGCTCGTGAAGCTCGGCCTCTTCCGCTGCGAGGACGGCGACCACCTGCTGATCGCGATTCATCACCTGGCTGTGGACGTCGTCTCCTGGCGCATCCTCTTCGAGGATTTCTCGAGCGCCTATGAGCAGGCCCTTCAGGGCAAGGCCGCCGAGCTGCCGTACAAGACGGACTCGTTCCGGGAGTGGGCGCAGCGGCTGAACGAATATGCGGGAAGCGCAGCGCTCCAAGCGGAATTGGGTTATTGGCTGGAAGTGGACCAGGCCGGCGGCGTTCGTCTTCCGAAGGATCCGGGAGTCGAAGCTTCCACCGAAATTGGCACTGACCATCTTCATGAAGCCGCCAGCGCCGCGGACAGCGAAGTCGTCACGGCCGAATGGACCGCCGAAGAGACGCAGCTGCTGCTCCGCCAGGCGAACCGTGCTTACGGCACGGAAGTGAACGACCTGCTGCTTGCGGCTCTCGGCGCTGGCCCTTCAGCGCTGGAGCGGACTCGAGCAGGTGCAGGTGGCGCTCGAAGGCCACGGCCGCGAAGACATCGGGTACGAGCTTGA
- a CDS encoding non-ribosomal peptide synthetase: protein MRLSALALQRWSGLEQVQVALEGHGREDIGYELDITRTVGWFTSIYPVVLHAESGRTLAEHIKMTKESLRRIPNKGIGYGILRYLTAGEDPALQLRSEPEISFNYLGQLDQDVQESGIRFSPYGGGESSSPQAAPRYTLDINGMVTDGRLQVTIRYSGKQYRRAAIERLASKLQGALQAVITHCAAQERTELTPSDLSLKGMTAEQLDRLARDTAASGELENVYALSPMQMGMLFHSLMDSRSGAYLEQSSFDLQGEFRLDLFTACMNELVQRHEALRTNFLTGYGEQAVQAVFRNRAARVEVEDLRGLCAEEREAYVAAFTAKDKARGFDLAADPLLRLSVLQTGDDLYRFIWTFHHIIMDGWCLSLVATEVFGTYFAKLQNRQPELPPVTPYSRYIEWLEARDKGEAAAYWSECLAGYEGMTLLPGTPAQGRKEGYAAGRFELELGSSLTGSLHRIARKHQVTINTLMQTVWGVLLQRYNGSDDVVFGSVVSGRPAEIPNVESIIGLFINTIPVRIRSTEGLTFAEALRHNQEGAIRSHAYDTFPLYDIQALTEQKQDLISHILIFENYPVEEQIEELASGGAVPFTMTGVESVEQTNYDFNLVVLPGESMKLIVGYNEHAFEPQGVERIIGHLVHLMEQVAAQPDMQVGALEIVTPGEKEQLFVSFNDTAADSPKDKTIHRLLEEQAERTPEAEALVFESERLTYRELNDRANRLARTLREAGVGRDTLVGLMSERSLEMFIGLFGILKAGGAYVPIDPEYPAERIRYMLEDSGTKLMLTQRSLIEQAAGAETVLLLEDADLYHEDGSNLEAVCGADDLAYVIYTSGTTGKPKGVMVEHHGLTNLKVYFDEVLKLGTQDRIVQFASLSFDAACWEIYGALFTGAALYVPTSSTIMNYRLFEQYMQENGITMAALPPTYAVYLEPDTMPALRILFTAGSASSVELVGKWKDRVAYYNGYGPTENSIATTIWPVSEDPDADKGIVSIGRPMPNQHVYVIDPHGHLAPVGVAGELCVAGAGLARGYLDRPELTDEKFVISRFSGERMYRTGDLARWMPDGKLEYLGRIDHQVKIRGYRIELGEVEAQILKAASVQETIVLAREDGHGQQELCAYFVAEELLRVSELRALLAAELPGYMVPTHFMQLERMPLSGSGKVDRKRLPAPEASVQSTGEYTAPRTQLEAKLAEIWAAVLRLPQVGVTDNFFEIGGHSLRATTLVSRIHRTLEVELPLKEVFQHPTVEAMARVIAGLGRSTYQSIPAAAPAEYYPVTSAQKRLYILSEMEGGETGYNMPSVMRIDGPLDPERVQNAFRELIARHETLRTSFPLVDGEPVQKIEPSVEFSVSMTEAQEDEAQERIDGFVRPFDLTKAPLMRAELIRLGEEEHLLQFDMHHIISDGASLGTLIREFTELYQGRELPPLSIQYKDYAVWQQDTGRSVYDGQEAYWLERLSGELPALDLPTDYPRPALRSFEGARLSFPVGEELTAALRRLAEETGTTLFMVMLAAYSVLLSHHSGQEEIVVGTPIAGRRTADVEPLIGMFVNTLALRQFPEEGKTFRAYLEEVKEEALGAFEHQDYPFDELVEKLGGARDHSRSPLFDTLLVVQNREDEEVRVDNLIFKPLARDYDIAKFDLSLYVVEEAEALECSLEYAVKLFRESTVTKLAEDFIQVLEAVTQDPQVRLGEIGLSGGTALEAAEFLF, encoded by the coding sequence TTGCGGCTCTCGGCGCTGGCCCTTCAGCGCTGGAGCGGACTCGAGCAGGTGCAGGTGGCGCTCGAAGGCCACGGCCGCGAAGACATCGGGTACGAGCTTGACATCACGCGTACCGTCGGCTGGTTCACCAGCATTTATCCGGTGGTGCTGCATGCGGAGTCCGGCAGGACGCTGGCAGAGCACATCAAGATGACGAAGGAGTCGCTGCGCCGCATTCCGAACAAGGGGATCGGCTACGGTATCCTAAGGTACCTGACGGCAGGGGAAGACCCTGCACTGCAGCTGCGTTCCGAGCCGGAGATTTCGTTCAACTACCTCGGCCAGCTGGATCAGGACGTCCAGGAGAGCGGCATCCGCTTCTCGCCGTACGGCGGCGGAGAATCCTCGAGTCCGCAGGCCGCGCCGCGCTATACTCTGGATATCAACGGCATGGTGACGGACGGCCGCCTGCAGGTGACGATCCGCTACAGCGGCAAGCAGTACCGCAGAGCAGCCATAGAGCGGCTCGCTTCCAAGCTGCAGGGCGCGCTGCAGGCCGTGATTACCCACTGCGCGGCACAGGAGCGGACGGAGCTGACGCCTAGCGACCTGTCCCTCAAGGGGATGACCGCTGAGCAGCTGGACCGCCTGGCGCGTGATACGGCTGCGTCCGGCGAGCTGGAGAACGTGTATGCTTTGTCGCCGATGCAGATGGGCATGCTGTTCCACAGCCTGATGGACTCCCGCTCGGGAGCGTATCTCGAGCAGTCCTCCTTCGATCTGCAGGGCGAATTCCGACTCGACCTGTTCACCGCCTGCATGAACGAGCTCGTCCAGCGTCACGAAGCGCTGCGGACGAACTTCCTGACCGGGTATGGAGAGCAGGCTGTGCAGGCTGTGTTCAGAAATCGTGCCGCGCGGGTAGAGGTTGAGGATTTGCGCGGACTCTGCGCGGAAGAGCGCGAAGCCTATGTGGCTGCGTTCACCGCCAAGGATAAGGCACGGGGCTTCGATCTCGCGGCCGACCCGCTGCTGCGCCTGTCGGTGCTGCAGACAGGAGACGACCTCTACCGTTTCATCTGGACGTTCCATCATATCATCATGGACGGCTGGTGCCTGTCGCTTGTCGCGACGGAAGTATTCGGCACGTATTTCGCCAAGCTGCAGAACCGGCAGCCGGAGCTTCCGCCGGTGACGCCGTACAGCCGGTATATCGAATGGCTGGAGGCCCGGGACAAAGGCGAAGCGGCCGCGTACTGGAGCGAGTGTCTCGCTGGATATGAAGGCATGACGCTGCTGCCGGGTACACCGGCGCAGGGCCGCAAGGAGGGCTATGCCGCAGGACGGTTCGAGCTGGAGCTTGGCTCGTCGCTGACCGGCAGCCTGCACCGGATCGCGCGGAAGCATCAGGTGACGATCAACACCCTGATGCAGACGGTATGGGGCGTGCTGCTCCAGCGCTATAACGGCAGCGATGACGTCGTCTTCGGCAGCGTCGTGTCCGGAAGACCGGCGGAGATTCCGAATGTGGAGAGCATCATCGGCCTCTTCATCAACACGATTCCGGTCCGGATCCGCAGCACGGAAGGACTGACCTTTGCCGAAGCGCTCCGGCACAACCAGGAAGGGGCGATCCGCTCCCACGCTTACGATACGTTCCCGCTCTATGACATCCAGGCGCTGACCGAGCAGAAGCAGGACCTGATCTCGCACATCCTCATTTTCGAGAACTATCCGGTGGAGGAGCAGATCGAGGAGCTGGCCAGCGGCGGAGCGGTACCTTTCACGATGACGGGCGTGGAGTCGGTCGAGCAGACGAATTACGATTTCAACCTGGTCGTGCTGCCGGGCGAATCCATGAAGCTGATCGTGGGATACAACGAGCATGCATTTGAGCCTCAAGGGGTCGAGCGGATCATCGGCCATCTCGTTCACCTGATGGAGCAGGTGGCGGCACAGCCGGACATGCAGGTAGGCGCACTCGAGATCGTAACTCCGGGTGAGAAAGAGCAGCTCTTCGTCTCCTTCAACGACACGGCCGCCGATTCGCCGAAGGACAAGACGATCCACCGGCTGCTCGAGGAGCAGGCGGAACGGACACCGGAGGCGGAAGCTCTGGTCTTCGAAAGCGAACGGCTGACGTACCGGGAGCTGAACGACCGGGCGAACCGGCTGGCGCGCACCCTGCGTGAAGCGGGCGTCGGACGCGACACGCTCGTCGGTCTGATGTCCGAGCGGTCGCTCGAGATGTTCATCGGACTCTTCGGCATCCTGAAGGCCGGCGGGGCGTATGTGCCGATCGATCCGGAGTATCCGGCGGAGCGCATCCGCTACATGCTGGAGGACTCGGGCACAAAGCTGATGCTGACGCAGCGCAGCCTGATCGAGCAGGCGGCAGGAGCGGAGACCGTGCTTCTGCTGGAAGACGCCGATCTGTACCACGAAGACGGATCGAACCTGGAAGCGGTCTGCGGGGCGGACGACCTGGCGTATGTCATCTACACGTCCGGTACGACGGGCAAGCCGAAAGGCGTCATGGTCGAGCATCACGGCCTGACGAACCTCAAGGTGTATTTTGACGAGGTGCTGAAGCTGGGGACGCAGGACCGGATCGTCCAGTTCGCCTCGCTGTCGTTCGACGCGGCGTGCTGGGAAATCTACGGCGCCCTCTTCACCGGTGCGGCGCTGTACGTACCGACGTCTTCCACCATCATGAACTACCGTCTCTTCGAGCAGTACATGCAGGAGAACGGGATCACGATGGCGGCCCTTCCGCCGACCTACGCGGTGTATCTTGAGCCGGACACGATGCCGGCGCTCCGGATTCTCTTCACCGCAGGCTCCGCATCATCGGTGGAGCTCGTCGGTAAGTGGAAGGACCGGGTGGCGTACTACAACGGCTACGGCCCGACCGAGAACTCGATCGCGACCACGATCTGGCCGGTGTCGGAGGACCCGGATGCGGACAAGGGCATCGTGTCCATCGGACGCCCGATGCCGAACCAGCACGTGTACGTCATCGATCCGCACGGCCACCTGGCGCCAGTCGGTGTCGCAGGCGAGCTGTGCGTCGCGGGAGCGGGACTGGCCCGCGGCTATCTGGACCGGCCGGAGCTGACGGACGAGAAGTTCGTCATAAGCCGCTTCAGCGGGGAGCGGATGTACCGCACGGGCGACCTCGCCCGGTGGATGCCGGACGGCAAGCTCGAGTATCTCGGGCGAATCGACCATCAGGTCAAAATCCGCGGTTACCGGATCGAGCTCGGTGAAGTCGAGGCCCAGATTCTGAAGGCGGCCTCCGTGCAGGAGACGATTGTCCTCGCCAGGGAAGACGGGCACGGGCAGCAGGAGCTCTGCGCTTACTTCGTGGCGGAGGAGCTGCTGCGGGTCAGCGAGCTGCGCGCCCTGCTGGCGGCCGAGCTGCCGGGCTACATGGTGCCGACGCACTTCATGCAGCTCGAGCGGATGCCGCTCAGCGGCAGCGGGAAGGTCGACCGCAAGCGGCTGCCCGCTCCGGAAGCAAGCGTGCAGAGTACGGGCGAATACACCGCACCCCGCACGCAGCTGGAGGCGAAGCTCGCGGAGATCTGGGCCGCCGTGCTCCGGCTCCCGCAGGTCGGCGTCACCGACAACTTCTTCGAGATCGGCGGGCACTCGCTGCGTGCGACCACCCTGGTGTCGAGGATTCACCGGACGCTGGAGGTCGAGCTGCCGCTCAAGGAGGTGTTCCAGCATCCGACGGTCGAGGCGATGGCCCGTGTGATCGCAGGCCTCGGACGCAGCACCTACCAGTCCATCCCTGCCGCCGCACCGGCCGAGTACTATCCGGTGACCTCCGCGCAGAAACGGCTGTATATCCTGAGCGAGATGGAAGGCGGGGAGACCGGCTATAACATGCCGAGCGTGATGCGCATCGACGGTCCGCTGGATCCGGAGCGTGTACAGAATGCCTTCCGCGAGTTGATCGCCCGGCATGAAACGCTGCGAACCTCTTTCCCGCTGGTGGACGGCGAGCCGGTGCAGAAGATCGAGCCTTCCGTGGAATTCAGCGTAAGCATGACGGAAGCCCAGGAAGACGAAGCGCAGGAACGCATCGACGGTTTTGTCCGTCCCTTCGACCTGACGAAGGCGCCTCTGATGCGGGCGGAGCTGATCCGTCTCGGGGAAGAGGAACACCTGCTGCAGTTCGATATGCACCATATCATCTCGGACGGCGCGTCGCTTGGCACGCTCATCCGCGAATTCACGGAGCTGTACCAGGGCCGTGAGCTGCCGCCGCTGTCCATCCAGTACAAGGACTACGCCGTATGGCAGCAGGATACCGGCCGCAGCGTCTATGACGGGCAGGAGGCTTATTGGCTCGAACGCCTGTCGGGCGAGCTGCCCGCGCTGGATCTGCCGACCGACTATCCGCGGCCTGCCCTGCGCAGCTTCGAAGGGGCGCGTCTCTCCTTCCCGGTCGGGGAAGAGCTGACGGCCGCCCTGCGCAGGCTCGCCGAGGAGACGGGCACCACGCTCTTCATGGTGATGCTGGCTGCCTACTCCGTCCTGCTCTCGCACCACAGCGGGCAGGAAGAGATTGTGGTGGGGACGCCGATTGCCGGAAGACGGACAGCGGACGTCGAGCCGCTCATCGGAATGTTCGTCAATACGCTGGCCCTCCGCCAGTTCCCGGAAGAAGGGAAGACGTTCCGTGCCTATCTGGAGGAAGTTAAAGAAGAAGCGCTTGGCGCCTTCGAGCATCAGGATTATCCGTTCGACGAGCTGGTGGAGAAGCTCGGCGGCGCACGCGACCACAGCCGGAGCCCGCTGTTCGATACCCTGCTTGTGGTGCAGAACCGGGAGGACGAAGAAGTTCGCGTCGACAACCTGATCTTCAAACCGCTCGCCCGCGACTATGATATCGCGAAGTTCGACCTGTCCCTGTATGTCGTAGAGGAGGCCGAAGCCCTGGAGTGCTCGCTCGAATACGCCGTGAAGCTCTTCAGGGAAAGCACGGTCACGAAGCTTGCGGAAGATTTCATCCAAGTCCTTGAAGCGGTGACGCAGGACCCGCAGGTGCGGCTCGGAGAGATCGGGCTGTCCGGCGGGACAGCGCTGGAAGCCGCAGAGTTCCTTTTCTAA